One part of the Deltaproteobacteria bacterium genome encodes these proteins:
- the tagF gene encoding type VI secretion system-associated protein TagF yields MLGSIESANAWQWAAWGKHPVARDYFSVGPKAPLVKAFSDWVEKGYQALSSKGRHVSNLCSWRFWARGPRKETLVCGVARDSSDSVGRPYPLLIMGTGPLEGWGDQWDLLPLACEKTWNQMEYLSAKRFAEFEQFEDDVQIIKPPYPEWSEFRSVSRSLEKWNDRGLENKVAGLSQEMDFCVPLDGGPSDDPRTLAGLWHALLKARINDVPNAIFMGGGSDGTYLAVFKRALAPTDFVRLWSGSGKKLAV; encoded by the coding sequence TGGCAGTGGGCGGCTTGGGGCAAGCATCCCGTGGCCAGGGACTATTTCTCGGTCGGTCCAAAGGCCCCGTTAGTGAAGGCCTTTTCCGATTGGGTGGAAAAAGGTTATCAGGCTCTCAGTTCAAAAGGGCGCCATGTTTCCAACCTTTGCTCGTGGCGTTTTTGGGCGAGAGGGCCCAGGAAAGAGACCCTTGTTTGTGGCGTTGCAAGGGACAGCAGTGACAGTGTTGGCCGGCCATATCCCCTCTTGATCATGGGAACAGGCCCCCTGGAAGGGTGGGGAGATCAGTGGGATCTCTTGCCCTTGGCCTGCGAAAAGACCTGGAATCAAATGGAGTATCTGTCCGCAAAAAGGTTTGCGGAATTTGAACAGTTTGAAGATGATGTTCAGATCATAAAGCCGCCTTATCCTGAATGGTCGGAGTTTAGATCTGTAAGTCGAAGTCTGGAGAAATGGAATGACAGGGGGTTGGAAAACAAGGTTGCAGGCCTTTCACAAGAGATGGACTTCTGTGTCCCGCTCGATGGAGGGCCGTCTGATGACCCACGTACGCTTGCAGGTCTTTGGCATGCCCTGCTGAAGGCCCGCATCAACGATGTTCCCAATGCCATCTTTATGGGCGGGGGTTCAGACGGGACGTATTTAGCTGTTTTTAAGCGGGCTTTGGCGCCCACTGACTTTGTCCGGCTGTGGTCAGGGTCTGGGAAAAAGTTGGCGGTCTGA
- the tssA gene encoding type VI secretion system protein TssA: MELLSLGKEPISADQPTGSDVRYEPEFEELQAEIDKLSNPTASDRTDWKKVNKLASEILATKGKDLLVASYLAVAQIHMSQIEGLAVGLKIYRDLLEQFWDDLFPAKKRMRGRIAAIEWWLEKSEGALESLKPAPLPAEKIEEFRQEVQQIDELLQGYLDEAPLLRPIERSIDSIPVQAEKKPEPEVPSSDEKAEPQAPPKPETGKPQKVAPPAEPEEIVSEKDAQKLLRGALQTMRRAADCFYNEDLSNAQAYRWRRIAGWSMIQALPPATDGRTDIPPPLQHETIQSDLKGLKDKGNWEALLRAAEERFQGALLWLDLNRFVAEALAGLGDQYQDAHDTVCRETAYLVHRIPGIESLLFSDGTPFGDAETQQWLKGIGLGGGTSVAEPLGTAGAAEGEHMAETIQKAHVLAKKKKLIEAVTSLQQEIRGSFSKRRRLLWRLGLSQVLMNSKQPKLAVPHLEAILDDIEIYRLEDWDPDLALEGLKIVWLGLKVHTDKAEKDRSADILNRIAKLDPAEALRLGK, encoded by the coding sequence ATGGAGCTATTGTCACTCGGTAAAGAACCTATCAGTGCAGATCAACCGACAGGCTCGGATGTGCGGTATGAGCCGGAGTTTGAGGAGCTTCAGGCGGAAATCGATAAGCTGTCCAATCCTACTGCTTCGGATAGAACGGACTGGAAAAAAGTGAATAAGCTTGCCTCCGAGATTTTAGCAACCAAAGGAAAGGATCTCTTGGTGGCAAGCTATCTGGCTGTGGCCCAAATTCATATGAGTCAGATAGAAGGATTGGCGGTTGGTTTAAAGATATATCGCGATCTTTTGGAGCAATTTTGGGATGATCTGTTTCCAGCAAAAAAACGTATGAGGGGACGTATCGCGGCCATAGAATGGTGGCTCGAAAAAAGTGAGGGGGCACTGGAGTCGTTGAAGCCCGCACCTCTTCCTGCTGAGAAGATTGAAGAATTCAGGCAAGAAGTTCAGCAGATCGACGAGCTTTTGCAGGGATATTTGGACGAGGCTCCCTTGCTGAGGCCCATTGAAAGGTCGATAGACAGCATACCCGTGCAGGCAGAAAAGAAGCCAGAGCCCGAGGTGCCGTCCTCCGATGAGAAGGCAGAACCCCAGGCACCACCGAAGCCCGAGACCGGGAAGCCCCAAAAGGTAGCCCCTCCGGCAGAGCCAGAAGAGATCGTTTCTGAGAAAGACGCCCAAAAGCTGTTGCGGGGCGCCCTTCAAACCATGCGTCGAGCAGCTGACTGCTTCTACAACGAGGATCTATCCAATGCCCAGGCGTATCGGTGGAGAAGGATAGCAGGGTGGTCGATGATTCAAGCCCTTCCGCCGGCCACAGATGGCCGGACCGATATTCCGCCTCCGTTACAGCATGAGACTATTCAGAGTGATTTGAAAGGGCTGAAAGACAAAGGAAATTGGGAAGCCTTGCTGCGAGCAGCAGAAGAAAGATTCCAAGGGGCTTTGCTTTGGCTGGATTTGAATCGGTTTGTAGCAGAAGCATTGGCCGGTTTGGGAGATCAGTACCAGGATGCCCACGACACTGTTTGCCGGGAAACAGCTTATCTTGTTCATCGCATTCCGGGCATTGAAAGTCTATTGTTCTCAGATGGGACCCCCTTTGGTGACGCCGAGACGCAGCAATGGCTCAAGGGCATCGGGCTTGGAGGAGGAACCTCAGTGGCTGAACCGCTTGGGACGGCTGGCGCCGCAGAGGGTGAGCATATGGCGGAAACGATCCAGAAGGCCCATGTCCTGGCAAAGAAGAAAAAGCTCATAGAAGCTGTCACGTCTCTCCAACAAGAAATTCGTGGCAGTTTTTCCAAGAGGCGGCGTCTATTGTGGCGTCTGGGATTGTCTCAGGTATTGATGAACTCCAAACAACCAAAGCTTGCCGTGCCCCACCTGGAAGCGATTCTTGATGACATTGAGATATACAGACTGGAGGACTGGGACCCGGATCTGGCGTTAGAAGGACTTAAGATAGTGTGGCTCGGGCTTAAAGTGCATACGGACAAAGCAGAAAAGGATCGGTCTGCCGATATTTTGAACCGTATCGCAAAGCTTGATCCGGCCGAGGCATTGCGGTTGGGGAAATGA
- the tssB gene encoding type VI secretion system contractile sheath small subunit yields the protein MAKEASVAPRERVNIVYRPATGDAREEVELPLKILVMGDFTGKEDDRMLEEREPVNIDKDNFDEVLKAQNIGLSVTVPNKLSGEPDEDMNVSLKFESMKDFGPEAIAKNTPELNRLLELREALGSLKGPLSNLPDFRKKIQELVKDEAARERLLKELGVQDK from the coding sequence ATGGCTAAAGAAGCATCAGTTGCCCCGAGAGAACGGGTGAATATCGTCTATCGCCCGGCCACCGGTGATGCCCGGGAAGAGGTGGAGCTTCCTCTGAAGATCCTGGTCATGGGCGATTTTACGGGCAAAGAGGATGATCGCATGTTGGAGGAAAGAGAGCCTGTCAACATAGATAAGGACAACTTCGACGAAGTTCTTAAGGCGCAGAACATTGGATTGAGTGTGACCGTGCCCAACAAACTTTCCGGGGAGCCTGACGAAGACATGAACGTGTCCCTCAAGTTTGAATCCATGAAAGACTTTGGACCAGAGGCTATCGCCAAAAACACGCCTGAGTTGAATCGCCTCTTGGAACTCAGGGAAGCCTTGGGTTCTCTCAAGGGGCCGTTGAGCAACCTTCCTGATTTCCGGAAGAAGATTCAAGAACTCGTCAAAGATGAGGCGGCTCGGGAAAGACTACTCAAGGAACTGGGTGTACAAGACAAATAA